In Bacillus sp. Cs-700, one genomic interval encodes:
- a CDS encoding TAXI family TRAP transporter solute-binding subunit — MRKSLISLLVALTLIVMTACGNSASSDGEGLKAPDKFLKVGSGPMGSGWYPITTALSELYMDHFSGLNVSQIEGGSTSNLKSLQIGDIQYGIHYTSDFADAVKGTGSFDEKLDKVSGLTSLYPVYQTIATLADNEEINKVEDIVDQHIFLGPKGGGGPVAFWRMMKEYGIDEGSIEDAGGKISYGNYSDGASMLKDGIVDVFVGGGAPQVTSLQEIEVTKPIKVIPIDEEKLKGISEKGLGISYDSLPGGTYKGLEEEIPTYTLVAMFGVRSDLSEDYVYNLTKVFWENQDPFNEQIPQRAKNFTLETALDGIDPETLHPGAKKYYEEEKIIE, encoded by the coding sequence ATGCGTAAATCATTAATTAGTCTATTGGTAGCGCTTACACTAATCGTGATGACAGCTTGTGGAAATAGTGCTTCTAGTGATGGAGAAGGACTCAAAGCACCTGATAAGTTCTTAAAAGTTGGTTCGGGACCTATGGGTTCTGGGTGGTATCCGATTACGACTGCATTGTCAGAACTATATATGGATCATTTTTCTGGACTTAATGTTTCACAGATTGAAGGCGGAAGTACTTCGAACCTAAAATCACTCCAAATTGGTGATATCCAGTATGGTATTCATTACACTTCTGATTTTGCTGACGCAGTTAAAGGGACTGGAAGCTTTGATGAAAAATTAGACAAGGTATCAGGACTTACTTCTCTCTATCCGGTTTATCAGACAATCGCGACTCTTGCAGATAATGAAGAGATTAATAAGGTGGAAGATATCGTTGATCAACACATCTTCCTAGGTCCAAAAGGCGGGGGTGGTCCAGTTGCCTTCTGGAGAATGATGAAAGAATACGGGATTGACGAAGGTTCTATTGAGGATGCAGGTGGTAAGATTTCCTATGGTAATTATTCAGATGGTGCCTCTATGTTAAAAGATGGCATTGTCGATGTTTTTGTTGGTGGTGGGGCTCCTCAAGTGACTTCTCTTCAGGAGATAGAGGTAACAAAACCAATTAAGGTTATTCCAATTGATGAAGAAAAGCTTAAAGGCATTAGCGAAAAAGGATTGGGGATTTCTTATGATAGCCTTCCAGGAGGAACGTATAAAGGTCTAGAAGAAGAGATACCAACTTACACTCTAGTTGCGATGTTTGGTGTCCGCTCAGACTTATCAGAAGATTACGTTTATAACTTAACGAAAGTATTTTGGGAAAACCAGGATCCTTTTAACGAGCAAATTCCACAAAGAGCAAAGAATTTTACGTTAGAAACTGCTTTAGATGGGATCGATCCAGAGACGCTTCATCCAGGAGCAAAAAAATACTATGAAGAAGAAAAGATCATTGAATAA
- a CDS encoding long-chain fatty acid--CoA ligase — translation MEKLIDRPWYRFYPEIMNNSQSLPECSVYQLLHDSEKKYGNKVALRFQDQRISYRELKDTVDRLASSWHDMGIKKGERIGLMLLNQPMYVYAYYAAQKLGATVVQINPMYMPREIEEISHEVGLSYLVTESRYMEKLETVMKSYSFDQLFLTDQNSSVLLPNTHFIERLIKEKAPDQKAVPIKAKDDIAVIQFTGGTTGKMKGAMLTHYNLVSNVIQSYLMYGSEMKLGEEVTLTATPLYHVYAMTSGMNLSIYIGATNIIVPKFDVNDVLRIIRENQPSFFPGVPTMYNAFVNHPDVKEYGLNCFKFCSSGSAPLPIEVINRFEEITGAVIGEGFGMSETSPSTHRNPPFGERKIGSIGIPFPGTDCQIVDEDGNELPPKSVGELAIKGPQVMKGYWNKPEETSESIKNGWLLTGDLATMDKDGYFYIVGRKKEMIITGGFNVYPQEIESVLYEHPSVKEAAVIGIPHEYSGERVKAFVVVKDHSISEEELLAHCYENLTRYKVPKQIEIRDSLPRNTVGKLLKRLLITEETIETGR, via the coding sequence TTGGAGAAACTTATCGACCGACCATGGTACCGATTTTACCCGGAAATTATGAATAATTCCCAATCACTACCAGAATGTTCAGTGTACCAGTTGCTTCACGATAGCGAAAAGAAATATGGAAACAAGGTAGCGCTTCGTTTTCAAGATCAACGAATCTCATATAGAGAATTGAAGGACACAGTCGATCGGCTCGCCTCATCCTGGCATGACATGGGAATAAAAAAAGGAGAACGCATCGGCTTGATGTTATTGAATCAACCTATGTATGTCTATGCATATTATGCAGCTCAGAAGTTAGGTGCCACTGTGGTACAGATAAACCCCATGTATATGCCGAGGGAAATTGAAGAAATTTCACACGAGGTAGGTCTCTCTTATCTCGTCACAGAGAGTAGGTACATGGAGAAACTTGAAACTGTCATGAAATCATACTCTTTTGATCAGTTATTTCTAACAGATCAAAACAGTTCCGTTTTATTACCAAATACTCACTTCATTGAACGGCTTATTAAAGAAAAGGCACCTGATCAAAAAGCCGTTCCTATTAAAGCGAAAGATGATATTGCCGTCATCCAATTTACTGGTGGTACGACAGGAAAAATGAAAGGCGCGATGTTAACACATTATAATCTTGTTTCGAATGTAATCCAGAGTTATTTGATGTACGGAAGTGAGATGAAGCTCGGTGAGGAAGTCACTTTAACGGCAACCCCTCTTTATCACGTTTACGCAATGACAAGCGGTATGAATTTAAGTATTTATATTGGTGCCACCAATATTATTGTACCTAAGTTCGATGTAAACGACGTGTTAAGAATTATTAGGGAAAACCAACCTTCTTTTTTCCCAGGTGTCCCAACGATGTACAACGCTTTTGTTAATCATCCTGACGTAAAAGAGTATGGACTGAATTGCTTTAAATTTTGTTCCAGCGGCTCTGCTCCACTTCCAATCGAAGTGATAAATCGTTTCGAAGAAATAACGGGTGCGGTTATAGGAGAGGGATTTGGTATGTCAGAAACATCCCCTTCAACACATCGTAATCCACCATTTGGAGAAAGGAAGATTGGTAGTATTGGGATCCCTTTTCCCGGAACAGATTGTCAAATCGTTGATGAAGATGGAAATGAACTTCCTCCTAAAAGTGTTGGAGAACTCGCCATTAAAGGACCTCAGGTGATGAAAGGTTATTGGAATAAACCAGAGGAAACGAGTGAGAGTATAAAAAACGGCTGGCTACTCACTGGTGATCTTGCAACGATGGATAAGGATGGTTACTTCTATATTGTCGGTAGGAAGAAGGAAATGATTATTACAGGAGGATTTAATGTCTATCCACAGGAAATTGAGAGTGTTCTTTATGAACATCCCTCTGTTAAAGAAGCCGCTGTGATTGGGATCCCTCATGAATACAGTGGCGAACGAGTGAAAGCATTCGTTGTTGTTAAAGACCATTCCATTTCAGAAGAAGAGCTCCTTGCCCATTGTTACGAGAATTTAACAAGATACAAAGTACCCAAGCAAATTGAGATAAGAGATTCATTGCCTAGAAATACAGTTGGAAAGTTACTTAAACGGCTCCTAATTACAGAAGAAACGATCGAAACAGGGAGGTAA
- a CDS encoding 3-hydroxyacyl-CoA dehydrogenase family protein: MNIERVSKVGVIGSGTMGSQIAMVCALAGYSVVLNDIEESSLDKARKSLEGHMARRIKKGKLTEGQVKEAFQLIHFSTSLNDFKEVDLVIEAIIEKLEVKRELFAKLDQICPNHCILATNSSTIVSSKLADATDRPEAICNIHFFNPALVMDLVEVVKGPHTSDQTADTAYEFVESLDKTPVLLQKEISGFVANRILGKLMDEAVYLLENGYATHEEIDLVCTKALNYPIGPFALMDLTGIDVNYYVRQQRFEESGNEADRPARIVEEKVNNGELGRKTGKGFYSYQT; this comes from the coding sequence ATGAATATAGAACGTGTTAGTAAAGTTGGTGTGATTGGATCGGGAACAATGGGGTCACAGATTGCGATGGTTTGCGCTCTTGCTGGGTACTCAGTTGTTTTAAACGATATAGAAGAAAGTAGTCTTGATAAAGCCAGAAAGTCACTTGAAGGCCATATGGCACGCAGAATTAAGAAAGGGAAATTGACAGAAGGACAGGTGAAAGAAGCTTTTCAATTGATTCACTTTAGTACTTCTCTAAACGATTTCAAAGAAGTCGACCTTGTTATCGAGGCAATCATTGAAAAGCTAGAAGTCAAAAGAGAACTTTTTGCTAAGCTCGATCAAATTTGCCCCAATCACTGCATTCTCGCAACAAACAGCTCGACAATCGTTAGTTCAAAATTAGCAGACGCAACGGATCGTCCTGAAGCAATATGCAACATCCATTTCTTCAATCCTGCACTCGTCATGGATTTAGTAGAAGTTGTAAAAGGACCGCATACGTCTGATCAAACAGCGGATACAGCCTACGAATTTGTAGAATCGCTAGACAAAACACCGGTTCTTTTGCAAAAAGAAATTTCTGGTTTTGTTGCAAACAGGATTCTTGGAAAACTAATGGACGAAGCAGTTTACTTACTTGAGAACGGCTATGCAACACACGAAGAGATCGATCTCGTTTGTACGAAAGCTTTAAATTATCCGATTGGACCTTTTGCACTTATGGACCTCACTGGTATCGATGTAAATTATTATGTACGTCAACAGCGATTTGAAGAGTCCGGAAATGAAGCCGATCGACCAGCACGAATTGTAGAAGAAAAAGTAAACAACGGGGAACTTGGGAGAAAGACAGGCAAGGGCTTTTATAGCTATCAAACTTAA
- a CDS encoding enoyl-CoA hydratase-related protein, with amino-acid sequence MENIIFTQEDQLAYVTISRPDVRNALNKETLIELKQTLEKLEEMDEVKCVIITGEGEKSFAAGADISQLEKKTMYDAFKSGSMQEIYDYIEGYTKPTIAMVNGYALGGGCELAMACDIRVAATHAKFGLPELNLSIIPGAGGTQRLTRLVGRGKALEMILTGKLISSEEAAAIGLITETAEISNLKEKTVEIAEQIISKGPMAVMMAKLAVNMGADIDMKTGLLIEKLSQAILFASEDKNEGTRAFLEKRKPVFQGK; translated from the coding sequence ATGGAAAATATCATTTTTACTCAAGAAGATCAGCTTGCCTATGTAACGATTTCACGTCCTGACGTAAGGAACGCATTGAATAAAGAAACATTGATCGAATTAAAACAAACTCTGGAGAAACTTGAAGAAATGGACGAAGTGAAGTGTGTCATCATCACAGGTGAAGGAGAAAAATCATTTGCAGCGGGCGCAGATATTTCACAACTTGAAAAGAAAACCATGTATGATGCATTCAAATCAGGTAGCATGCAGGAAATCTATGATTATATCGAAGGTTATACGAAACCAACCATAGCAATGGTAAACGGTTATGCGCTAGGTGGGGGATGCGAGCTTGCCATGGCGTGTGACATAAGAGTTGCAGCCACTCATGCCAAATTTGGCTTACCCGAACTCAATCTCTCCATCATTCCTGGAGCAGGAGGCACTCAGAGGCTTACAAGACTTGTCGGTAGAGGGAAAGCACTAGAAATGATTTTAACTGGCAAATTGATCTCAAGTGAAGAAGCCGCTGCCATTGGCCTAATCACTGAAACGGCTGAAATATCAAACTTAAAAGAAAAAACAGTTGAAATCGCCGAACAAATTATTAGTAAAGGTCCGATGGCCGTTATGATGGCAAAACTCGCCGTGAATATGGGAGCGGATATAGATATGAAAACAGGTTTACTTATTGAGAAGTTGTCACAAGCGATTCTTTTTGCTTCAGAAGACAAAAACGAAGGAACGAGAGCTTTTCTTGAGAAAAGAAAGCCCGTTTTTCAAGGTAAATAA
- a CDS encoding PaaI family thioesterase — translation MEANTSTKYERVRNDFETSPFFNLLGFELRSITEDEVILELPIERKLLNTHGSLHGGVYATMIDNIISLKMRSTIGSPVITINLTINYIAPITSGKIIAKAFVYGEGKRTKMGEGVVMDENGKLLAKGSGTFKVIKPKEQ, via the coding sequence ATGGAGGCAAATACAAGCACTAAATATGAACGTGTTAGAAATGATTTTGAAACAAGTCCCTTTTTCAACTTATTAGGTTTTGAATTACGATCGATTACTGAAGATGAAGTCATCCTTGAGCTACCAATAGAAAGAAAACTATTAAACACACATGGAAGTTTGCACGGTGGTGTCTATGCAACGATGATTGACAATATTATTAGTTTGAAAATGCGTTCTACAATCGGCAGTCCTGTCATCACGATTAACTTAACCATTAACTATATTGCTCCAATCACAAGTGGGAAGATTATCGCAAAAGCGTTCGTCTATGGAGAAGGAAAGCGAACGAAAATGGGTGAAGGAGTTGTGATGGATGAGAACGGAAAGCTTCTTGCAAAAGGAAGTGGAACGTTTAAAGTGATTAAACCGAAAGAACAATAA
- a CDS encoding 3-hydroxyacyl-CoA dehydrogenase NAD-binding domain-containing protein: MQKIAVIGAGTMGRGIAYSAAAAGLSVILQDVSEASLEKSKSYLQTQFDRSVSKELLSKELADERFREINYTTELSEAAKDRDLVIEAVLELMELKTSIFKQLDEYAPDHAILATNTSTMSPTEIAAQTKRPDHCLALHFFNPVPKMKLIEVICGLETSEETISQAMAFGESIGKECVRINEFPGFAVSRMNCLIGNEAMNMVMEGVGSPEDIDKAMKLGLNHPMGPLELADLVGLDTRLRNMQYLYETLGEKYRPCPILTKYVKAGRLGRKSGRGFYTYD; the protein is encoded by the coding sequence ATTCAAAAAATAGCAGTAATTGGTGCAGGAACTATGGGAAGAGGCATTGCCTATTCTGCTGCTGCAGCAGGACTCTCGGTCATTCTTCAAGATGTCAGCGAAGCGTCATTAGAAAAATCCAAATCTTATCTACAAACGCAATTTGATCGATCCGTAAGTAAAGAGCTTCTTTCTAAAGAATTAGCTGATGAACGATTTAGAGAAATTAACTATACAACAGAACTATCTGAAGCTGCCAAGGATCGTGATCTAGTCATCGAAGCAGTTCTTGAACTAATGGAACTCAAAACAAGCATCTTTAAACAACTCGATGAATATGCACCAGATCATGCTATCTTAGCTACCAACACATCAACCATGAGCCCCACCGAAATCGCTGCCCAAACAAAAAGACCCGATCATTGTCTTGCCCTTCACTTTTTTAATCCCGTTCCAAAGATGAAGCTAATTGAAGTCATTTGTGGTTTAGAAACTTCTGAAGAAACGATTAGCCAAGCTATGGCCTTTGGGGAATCCATCGGTAAGGAATGCGTTCGAATCAATGAATTTCCAGGCTTTGCTGTCAGCCGTATGAATTGCTTGATCGGCAATGAAGCTATGAATATGGTCATGGAAGGTGTTGGTTCACCGGAAGACATCGACAAGGCTATGAAACTAGGGCTAAACCATCCGATGGGTCCACTAGAACTCGCAGATCTAGTTGGTCTCGATACAAGACTTCGTAACATGCAATATCTATATGAAACGCTCGGAGAAAAATATCGACCATGCCCGATTTTAACAAAATACGTTAAAGCCGGAAGACTAGGTAGAAAAAGTGGAAGAGGATTTTATACATACGATTAA
- a CDS encoding acyl-CoA dehydrogenase family protein, which yields MDFELDQDIQFLKTNIRNFVENEVEKVAMTIEREDRIPDRIIEMSKEMGLFGLSIPEEYGGLGIGMVGKCALYEELGKTHNGFTTLIGAHTGIGSVGIVELGNEEQKEKYLPDMASGKKIGAFALTEPSAGSNASNLKTTAVKEGNKYILNGTKHYITNATEADVFTVMAATDPSKGAKGITSFIVEKDFPGFQVGAVEEKMGLKGSHSAELIFDNCEVPEENVLGEVGKGYVNALKILANGRAGLAARNLGSSQKLLDLSMEYVKERIQFGVPIIEHQAVAHMVAEMGVEIEALRSFTYRVAWMVDQGEKVIKEAAMLKLYGSEVYNRVADKALQVHGGIGYISDYPIERYFRDARITRIYEGTSEIQKNIIASQLRKEYS from the coding sequence ATGGACTTTGAATTAGATCAGGACATTCAGTTTCTTAAAACCAACATCCGAAACTTTGTTGAAAATGAAGTCGAGAAGGTTGCCATGACGATTGAGCGCGAAGATCGTATACCAGACCGAATCATTGAGATGTCTAAAGAAATGGGATTATTCGGCTTAAGTATCCCAGAAGAATATGGTGGCTTAGGTATTGGCATGGTTGGAAAATGCGCTCTCTATGAAGAGTTAGGTAAAACCCATAATGGTTTTACTACACTGATAGGTGCTCATACAGGTATTGGTTCTGTCGGAATCGTTGAACTTGGCAATGAAGAACAAAAGGAAAAGTACCTTCCAGATATGGCAAGCGGAAAGAAAATTGGCGCCTTTGCCTTAACCGAACCTTCTGCGGGATCGAATGCTTCGAACTTAAAAACAACAGCAGTTAAAGAAGGAAATAAATATATTTTGAATGGAACAAAGCATTACATTACGAATGCCACTGAAGCAGATGTTTTTACCGTAATGGCAGCAACAGATCCATCAAAAGGCGCAAAAGGGATTACTTCATTTATCGTAGAAAAGGACTTTCCAGGCTTTCAGGTCGGTGCGGTTGAAGAAAAAATGGGGTTAAAAGGATCCCACTCCGCTGAGCTTATTTTTGATAACTGTGAAGTACCAGAGGAAAACGTGCTTGGTGAGGTAGGAAAAGGTTACGTCAATGCATTGAAAATATTAGCAAATGGTCGAGCTGGACTCGCTGCGCGTAATCTGGGATCATCTCAAAAACTATTGGATTTAAGCATGGAATATGTAAAAGAACGTATTCAATTTGGAGTGCCAATTATTGAACATCAGGCCGTCGCTCACATGGTGGCAGAAATGGGGGTGGAGATTGAAGCCCTAAGATCGTTTACATACCGCGTCGCGTGGATGGTCGATCAGGGTGAAAAAGTCATTAAAGAAGCGGCAATGCTTAAGTTATACGGTTCTGAGGTCTATAACAGAGTTGCAGACAAAGCCCTTCAGGTGCATGGGGGAATCGGCTACATTTCGGATTATCCGATCGAGCGGTACTTTCGAGATGCACGTATTACACGCATCTATGAAGGTACTTCTGAGATACAAAAGAACATTATCGCGAGTCAGCTAAGAAAAGAATATAGCTAA